The Oncorhynchus keta strain PuntledgeMale-10-30-2019 chromosome 28, Oket_V2, whole genome shotgun sequence DNA segment acagccaggtggacttgGGACAGCAATGAGTCATCAGGCCacgtagtcctgaggcatggtcatagggctcaggtcctctgagagagagagagaaagagagaattagagagagcatacataaattgacacaggacaccggataagacaggagaaatactccagatataacagactgaccctagccccccgacacataaattactgcagcataaatactagaggctgagacaggaggggtcaggagacactgtggccccacccgatgatacccccggtcagggccaaacaggcaggatataaccccacccactttgccaaagcacagccccacaccactagagggatatcttcaacccccaacttaccatcctgagacaaggccgagtatcaaatcaaatcaaataaaatgtatttatatagcccttcgtacatcagctgatatctcaaagtgctgtacagaaacccagcctaaaaccccaaacagcaaacaatgcaggtgtaaaagcacggtggctaggaaaaactccctagaaaggccaaaacctaggaagaaacctagagaggaaccgggctatgtggggtggccagtcctcttctggctgtgccgggtagagattataacagaacatgaccaagatgttcaaatgttcataaatgaccagcatggtcgaataataataaggcagaacagttgaaactggagcagcagcacagtcaggtggactggggacagcaaggagccatcatgtcaggtagtcctggggcacggtcctagggctcaggtcctccgagagagagaaagaaagagagaattagagagagcatatgtggggtggccagtcctcttctggctgtgccgggtggagattataacagaacgtggccaagatgttcaaatgttcataaatgaccagcatggttgaataataataaggcagaacagttgaaactggagcagcagcacagtcaggtggactggggacagcaaggagtcatcatgtcaggtagtcctggggcatggtcctagggctcaggtcctccgagagagagaaagaaagagagaaggagagaattagagaacgcacacttagattcacacaggacaccgaataggacaggagaagtactccagatataacaaactgaccctagccccccgacacataaactactgcagcataaatactggaggctgggacaggaggggtcaggagacactgtggccccatccgaggacacccccggacagggccaaacaggaaggatataaccccacccactttgccaaagcacagcccccacaccactagagggatatcttcaaccaccaacataCCATCccgagacaaggcagagtatagcccacaaagatctccgccacggtacaacccaaggggggcgccaacccagacaggctgaccacaacagtgaatcaacccacccaggtgacgcaccccccccagggacggcatgagagagccccagcaagccagtgactcagcccccgtaacagggttagaggcagagaatcccagtggaaagaggggaaccggccaggcagagacagcaagggcggttagttgctccagagcctttcagttcaccttcccactcctgggccagactacactcaatcatatgacccactgaagacatgagtcttcagtaaagacttaaaggttgagaccgagtttgcgtctctgacatgggtaggcagaccgttccataaaaatggagctctataggagaaagccctgcctccagctgtttgcttagaaattctagggacaattaggaggcctgcgtcttgtgaccgtagcgtacttgtaggtatgtacggcagtaCCAAattcggaaagataggtaggagcaagctgCTGAATGGGGAGAaacggttgaaagtttctgttggctgaatgagcgacaccggtggagcattcctacagcatttccttccagttgtccggctgcgggaaCTGtgtgaggggatttatactactatctgtacttactggtggcacagacggtGTTTCATACTTTTCTACActtaaattacccttgcctaacgattgcgtctgaagctgggctggTAGCACAGCTATACTCGCCGGAAGGCGAtcattctcctgtatattatgagtacagcgactacattagaaggcatcatgttaatgttactacttagcttcggttggtggaggtcctgacgaaccacgtccagatactgcgtccggagtgaaaaagttgaatgaaaaacgTTGAGCGAGGGAAAACAAGTCtccaattcaaaccacaggttttcaatctGCAAAGGTAGTACAGAAGCCAGCTGTCCTCTAGCTACACTATGACACTACCCTACATAGTGCTGttaaggctactgtagaccttcattgcaaaaaaaaaggttggtgacgtgaatatatttagtaaaggtttattttcatgaaattcactgaggaggatagtattccccttcctcctctgagagcCTGCAATGGTCCCCATTTAGACTTGGTCATTGTACTTTCCCTATCAGAGCTGGTTATAcggttttcatgttgtgttgagGGTtaatgactaactgtgtaactggcACCAATTTATTTCTGTTCTTTTTTTTGCTGATGTTTACTGACACGTGTCATAACAACCGGATTCAAGGTCGTTTGTAAATACATCAATTATTTTGCGCTCTGGTACCTTCACACTAGTCCTCTGAAATCGGGAAGAttgccagagtgaatttacgaacgcacccgcGTATATTGTAGATGTGCTAAGATTATTAGATTTCATGATTTTTCGCACTGGAAAGGAAATTATTAGAAATGCACGCAGCCTTCACAAGATAATTCCAAATGGCCAATACAGTAATGTTTAAAACATTGATGATTCAGTCAGTGCCCTGCTGGTATAGTTTGTATTATTTGCAACACCTGTAGTGGGGGTGGTGGCGCTGCAGTTATTATGAGGACTCATTATGGCGCACCTCTTTCCTTGAAAAGAGTCGTCGTCGTTTAGTTAGGCTTCCGGTAAAGGGACGTTTTTAACATATCTCAGTGCTTGTTTGCAAGGCTGCTCAAAATGCCGAAGTAAGTATTTATCTTTTGTCGCCCTGTAGAGTATTTATTCTCTTTTGAAGGTATTTGACCTTAATGAAGACTGAACATGTAGATCTAATTTAACGAATCGAAGTTATAGTAGATTATTAAACCGGACTCAGACATTTCAGCTACCTTTTGTtagggtcgtcactagttaccacagcctcaaagtcataaaccccgcctatttctacaatttcacGTTTTCAAATTGTCACGTGCAGAATTACggtgaatttttttttttcaagctctaaacccaacaattCAGTAaccaataacaatgtaatactacaAATATAAGTAGATAAAAAAAAACGTGTAATAAGAACTCTAGAAAGTATTTATactattatatacagggtcagacttaccatatttacaatgtttaGGGATACAGGAGTGATCTCTTCTTACAATTTGACCTTAAACACAtccataaccacactgctaaccttatgcctaacctttaagactaaaaataatgtttttgtttTCACGATTTGACCATCTAGCCAATTTTTGACTTTGGCTGTGTTCTCTGTTGGCTGGGAAGGAAGTGTTAACCATCAGCAATAGCATCATTCATATCTTGTCTGTTTTGTTCCCAGTGATTGAGTTCTACGGGGAGCTAATACATTTATTCTGACTTTTCAGCCCAGCTGCATATGTTTTTTTATACTGTCTGGTTCTGCCTACACAAAGATCTACCATTCAATATGTCTGTTTATCATCAGGTTTTATTGTGATTACTGTGATACCTACCTTACTCATGACTCGGTAAGTCTGCATAACATTGCTAGTGGAAGTGTTTCCTGATTGCATGTGGTTAATTCTGTCATTAAGCTGAATGTGATGagtatttttttcttctcttctATTGCCCTGTTATGTATAAGGAATGTTGGTCAACATTGATGAATGTTCTGTGTTTGGCAGCCCTCTGTGAGGAAAACACACTGCAGTGGCCGCAAACACAAAGAAAATGTAAAAGACTACTACCAGAAATGGATGGAAGAACAAGCGCAGAGCCTCATTGACAAAACAAGTGAgtaacacacaaaaaaagactGACCTGTCTTTTACCTTGATGTGTCAAGTCAATACCGTCCTAAGTGAACGGGGGCCTGAAGGCTAATATGTCAGGAGCTCTAACTTTGTCATTGTGTTTCTCTTAGCCGCTGCCTTCCAACAAGGGAAGATGCCCCCAACACCATTCCCAGGAGCCCCACCTCCAGGGGGTGCCATGATCCCTCCACCAAACCTCAGTAAGTGCATTAGCgtcatgtatactgaacaaaaatataaacgcaacatgtaagtgttggtttcatgggctgaaataaaagatcccagaaatattcctCATGCACAAAAAGCTCTGAAATTgtgcacatttgtttacatccctgttaataagcatttctcctttgccaagctaacccatccacctgacaggtgtggcatatcaggaGGCTGATTAAACATTATGGTCattacaggtgcaccttgtgctgggggcaataaaaggcttGTGCTGTGGATTATTTCTGTCTCTAATGAAGCacttttgatggagggaaactcaTTTTGATTGGCAGGGCCTGGCTACAGAATGGGGGAGCCAAATTTATTTcgattgactgatttctttatggactgtaactcagtaaaatctctgAAATGTTTGTATGTTacacatttttgttcagtgcacaTTTGTTAGGATGCAAAGATCGCAACCAAAAGTATTTTCTTGGAAAGCAAATCTTGCAGCCAATTTACTTTATATAAGAATATTTTGCTGCTAATGGTCTGAGTTTCCTGGTGGTTATTGTTGTTAATGTGTCACCAATAGATGGCCCCCCACGTCCAGGGATGCTACCAACACCCCAGATGGGTGGTCCTCCAATGATGCCCATGATGGGTGGAATGGGACCACCTCCACCTGGAATGATGGGTGGTCCAGGTAGGATAACCTCAACTCTTATTTCTGTTGTATACGTACTCTTCACTTGTTTGAGTCTACGTATGCTTCAATTTGCCAATATTGTTGAGGAAACATACCACTATCTAAAACTAAATACTATAATCTGAACAAATAAATGATTGAAACTACCTGTAAATGCTTTCTTTCCTACATTCTCAGGTATGCGACCTCCAATGGGTGGCCGAATGCAGATGATGCCTGGACATCACATGATGCGACCTCCCGGTCACCCAATGATGATGCGGCCAATGATGGCACGGCCAGACCGATAAACTCTCCCGACTCCCTCAAACACACCCATGGGTTTGTTCCACATGATCAGTAAATCTTATTCTCACTTATAAAATCGGTTTGATTAGGGAAATCGATTGTTGAAGAttgtctcaaatataaaatgtttgTCTCTGACAAGTGCCACAGTTGCTCACATGTAGCTAGTTCATCGTATAATTATTGGTAACTTTGCGTCAAACTTCTTCTACGTAGAttttaaggtgaggagcattactGATCCTGTGGAACAAACCTTTTGGCAAATCCCTCCACTCTACAACTGTTTCTTGGACTTTACTTTACATAATACTGTGTTGGTTGTCTTGCCTTTGCTGTACCTTCCATTTTCCCTGGATggatttcattttttattattcTATAGATTTTATAATGTTCCCTCTGCTTATTCCCATTTCCCTGCTCATTGTTATTTTGGTGTCTTGGCAAGTGCCAAAGACAAAATGGGAAGTTATGAAAATGTTGTTGAATGTGTTTTATCATTCACCTAGAGGTGTATTATAAGGTCTCCCGTTTTATTTTGTTGGCAGTACCAGTCAGATGAGTCGGCAGCAGTTTCTTTTTTACAATTTTATGAGCCGTTACTATTGGCTTTGAATTTGTTGTATTACGGTCTATTAAACGAAAAGCTAAGTTCTCTGTGGTCGTTAATGTTTTAATCTCTGAACAACACCGTTGTCATTTTTATACCTAGCTATTCTTTATAAATCCAGCAGGGGGCGCTAGAATGTAATATTTGTGACCCAGGCACCTAAACCCAAGGCAGCATGTTTTTGCTCGCTATGTCTTATgggaaaaatacttttagacaaaTGACTGTGCAATCGTAATGAATGAGAGAAGGCAGCCAGCTGGGCATTTCACTGAAGATAAGAGGGCGTGGAATGTGAAGAGATGCAAATAAGCTAGCTACAAATAAACAATTTAGCTAGCGATCTTATTCTCCCAATACCGCTATGGCAGGaataataaaaaaacaaatattgaAACATTTGTCCAGGTAAGAAAGATTGCGTGCTAGCTCTGCTAACGTTAACCATCTTTGCTTTGACTGGCTAGCTACGTCGAATAACTAGGTATGTCAACCAGAGCTGGCCAAATAACTTCATTATTTGTACCAGCCCACGGTGTAGTTTGTGCTTTATACGTCTGCTGGCAAACTCGCTAGCTAGTAGTGCAAGTCAGATTGATGCATGCCAACAGACGTTTTAGTTATTGGAAGAAGAGAAACGAGAGATTCTTAATGTCAGTTACCTTGCATAATTAAGCAATATTGCTGACTAAAGAAATTAAACCAGTATTGATAATGGTACCATTTCTCCAGAGTATGACTAAGAGTATGAATGGAACCCATGTTATGTTTACCTTTAAGTTCTCTGCTTGGAACATAACACTGTCAGTCAATTAATAGACGCTGCTTTTATGTAGACTTTTCAGGACCTGACAGCAGTACAGGTACAATCTAAGCTCCTGAACGGGGTTTAAACAATTGTCAAACATCTGACATCCTTGCTAAGCAATTGAATAAGTGGAAATACTCCTTTAGAGAAAAATTAAGCTCAGGTGACTTCAGGACTATTACTACACTAATATTCCTTGTTTGAGTCAGAAAATAGTATCGGAATCAGACTGGGTCCTTGTAGTTGGTCACACGACACTGGGTGCTTGTGAGGACACATGCCGACTGGGTGTCCAAGTTGGCGCTGAATGGTTGCCAGCCCTTCATCCAGTGTAATTTGTCATCACTTATTAGTGGTTAGACTAACTTGGCTTTACATCACACAAGGATTTCATCATGTGATAGAATTAACATCAATCAGTGGGGGCTGGGATATCCCAGGGACTCcacaatacaatattatcacgATTCTTAGGTGTCGATACCCcgtaccaaaaaaaaaaaacaggcttCTGGCAAACCTTTGGCCAGTTTGCTGCAAGCCCATATTTTGTCATGCAAATTAGTTTTGTGGCGAACATAATGTTTGCTGCAAACCCAGTCCGAATATGGAAAATAGATCCGTTTTTTGGTTACTGTGTGTTATAATTTAAATGTATCTACacaggggtgcaactttggttttagaagtgtggGTGGACAATTATTATAATACCGTTTTTTTAATCCAATCAGAGCTGACTGCTTggaggcgtccgcatggtccAACAGCACACCATTgtctcgttttgtatcacatgtATCACACAATGTTGTATCTACacaggggtgcaactttggttttagaagtgtggAGGGACTATTATAATACCGTTTTTTAAATcctggtcctaaagcacaccgttcctcgttttgtatcacattccaatgataaaactgtggGGGGGCAAAAAtacaatttcagaatgtgtggGGGGAGGAcacgtccccagtgaaagttgtgccCCTTTATCTATATAAACCAAATCACAACTTTAAATGAACTTGCTTCTCACAGAGAACTAAACATATGTATTCAATGTCTTAACAGAAGTAAATCCAATACAGCTTGAAATCAGAATGCTAATGAAGTAAAGAGCAGACTGGATATTTCCCAAATAAATTGTTTATTTAATATTTGAATGTAGCTACAACATTTACATGAGAGATGTGGCTGACCGCCTCGATTTGGTCTTAtatagcaaaatttgaaatgtttttttttttttcacattggatgaaggtagagacagagagtggtgtatcatacactgcagttgaggaacaatgggaaagtaattatgctttgaaagttgataaacttgaaaccccacttttgagaaaatggcccttgaatgttttggtacacctactggagagctctttgtctacacccattcagcatcgttcacaccctcttaagccttaatCCTacctagggttgcacattttggggaatattcagaggtgaaAACTTTCTGTtggaattaacggaaatatatgcGCCGACAAAGATGGCCACCTCGCTTcgcattcctaggaaactatgcagtatttacttttttatgtgttatttcttacattgttaccccagatAATCTTAGGCTTTATTACATACAAttgggaggaactattggatataagagcaacgtcaactcaccaacattatgaccaggaatacgactttcccaaagcggaccctctgttttgcccaccacccaggacaatggatcggatcccagtcGGTGATCCAAAACAACGACGCTgtagaaggggcagacggagtggtcttctggtcaggctccgtagacgggcacatcgcacaccgctcccgagcatactactcaccaatgtccagtctcttgacaaggttagccttccagagagacatcagagactgtaacgttctttgtttcacggaaacatggctcactcgagacacgctatcggagtcggtacagccaactggtttcttcacgcatcgcgccgacagaaacaagcatctttctggtaagaagaagggtgggggtgtatgccttatgattaacgagatgtggtgtgatcataacaacatacaggaactcaagtccttctgttcacctgagttagaattcctcacaatcaaatgccgaccgtattatctaccttgagaattctcttcgattataatcacagccacaTATATCTCCCCCAAGCAGaaacatcgatggccctgaacgaacttaatttgactctatgtaaactgaaaaccacatatcctgaggctgcatttattgtacctggggattttaacaaggctattctgaaaacaaggctccctaaattctatcagcatatcgattgtgctaccagggctggcaaaaccctagatcattgttattctaacttccgcgacgcatataaggccatcccccgccctcctttcggaaaagctgaccacgactccattttgttgctccctgcctatagTGAGCgggtttattagcaagtgcatcggcgacGTCGTACACACAGCGTCTAttaaaccgtggattgatggcagcattcgcgcgaaactgaaagcccaaaccactgcttttaatcagggcaaggtgaccggaaacatgaccgaatacaaacagtgtagctatttcctccgcaaggcaatcaaacaagctaagcgtcagtatagagacaaagtagagtcgcaatttaACGGCatagacacgagaggtatgtggcagggtctacagtcaatcacggactataaaaggaaaaccagccccgtcgcggaccaggatgtcttgctcccagacagactaaacaacttctttgctcgctttgaggacactacagtgccactgacacggcccactaccaaaacctgcgggctctccttcaatGCAGCCAACGTGAGcaaaacatttaaaagtgtcaaccctcgcaaggctgcaggtccAGACTGCATCCCCAGCAGCATCCTCAGagtatgcgcagaccagctggctgatgtgtttacggacatattcaatataTCCTTATCCcggtctgctgtccccacatgcttcaagagggccaccattgttcctgttcccaagaaagctaaggtaactgagctaaatgactacctccccgtagcactcacttccatcatcatgaagtgctttgagagactagtcaaggaccatatcacctccaccctacctgacaccctagacccactccaatttgcttactgccccaacaggtccacagataaCGCAAttacaatcacactgcacactgccctaacccatctggacaagaggaatacctatgtgagaatgctgttcattgactacagctcagcattcaacaccacagtaccctccaaactcatcattaagcttgagaccctgggtctcgacc contains these protein-coding regions:
- the LOC127913267 gene encoding U1 small nuclear ribonucleoprotein C-like; this translates as MPKFYCDYCDTYLTHDSPSVRKTHCSGRKHKENVKDYYQKWMEEQAQSLIDKTTAAFQQGKMPPTPFPGAPPPGGAMIPPPNLNGPPRPGMLPTPQMGGPPMMPMMGGMGPPPPGMMGGPGMRPPMGGRMQMMPGHHMMRPPGHPMMMRPMMARPDR